The region TGGAAACGATTCACTGTTCCAGGTCCCATCATAGAAGCGTTGAGATTCGAGAGAACCGCAGAATCCGCCATGGACTTAGTGACTTCGTTCAAATAGTCCGTTCTGATCTTTTGCTCCAAGCCGTTAAATTCAGCAACGGTAGCAGGTGGAATAAAAGTACAGACGTTGTTGCCGGAAGGAGGAGGAGTACAGGTCACCTGGGCCTGCAGGGATGAAAAATCGAATAAATATAGATTAGCGCCTAAAATAATTAAGGCGGTACCTCTTACGCACCGCCTTACTAAACTCGTTATCAGAGCCATTCGTACCATCTTTACCTTGGACGAGGGCAATTTCGAGATTCTTTCAGAGTCCTAAACTACCACCAATAATTTCTTTCATGATCTCGGTAGTTCCCGCGTAGATCGTCTGGATTCTTGCGTCCAGATACGCTCTTGCAATCGGGTATTCCATCATATAACCGTATCCTCCGAAGAACTGGAGGCAAAGATCAGTATGACGTTTTTGCATCTCAGTGGAATAATATTTAGCCATAGAAGCCTCTACGGTTAATTTCTTTCCAGCCATATGCTCCGAAACCACTTTATCGACGAAGGTACGGCACATTTCGAGCTCCGTAGTCATCTCCGCCATTTGAAATTTGATGTGTTGGAAAGACCCGATCTTCTTCCCGAAAGCCATCCTTTCTTTGATATATTTTAGAGTCATCCTGTGAACGAGAGCAGTAGCTTCCACCGCTGCGATCGCCAATACAAGACGCTCTTGAGCGAGTTTCATCATCAGATAACGGAAACCTTGTCCGCCTTTTCCGATGACGTTCTCCTTAGGAACTTTGACATCGTTGAAGTATAACTCCGAGGTGTCCTGAGCCTTGAGCCCGATCTTCTCGAGGTTACGGCCTCTTTCGAAACCTTTCATTCCCTCTTCTATCATAACAAGTGAAATCGTTCCGTTTTCATGTTTAACGGCGGTAATTACCAGATTTGCAAGCTGACCGTTGGAAATAAATGTTTTCTGACCATTCACTAAGTAATGGTCGCCTTTGTCAACGGCAGTGGTACGGATATTTTTTAAATCCGAACCCGCTCCAGGTTCCGTCATAGCGACCGCTAAAATGCTGTCACCGCTGCAGCAACCAGGCAGCCATCTTTTTTTCTGCTCCTCGTTTCCGTACGCGGAGATATATGGAGCGATCACATCGTTGTGAA is a window of Leptospira semungkisensis DNA encoding:
- a CDS encoding acyl-CoA dehydrogenase family protein; the encoded protein is MDRVLQFTEEHEAFRDMARKFFEAEVTPHHHEWEKVGMVPKELWKKAGASGLLCPDVPEEYGGSGADFLYNVVVIEESSRSGNSGFFVSLHNDVIAPYISAYGNEEQKKRWLPGCCSGDSILAVAMTEPGAGSDLKNIRTTAVDKGDHYLVNGQKTFISNGQLANLVITAVKHENGTISLVMIEEGMKGFERGRNLEKIGLKAQDTSELYFNDVKVPKENVIGKGGQGFRYLMMKLAQERLVLAIAAVEATALVHRMTLKYIKERMAFGKKIGSFQHIKFQMAEMTTELEMCRTFVDKVVSEHMAGKKLTVEASMAKYYSTEMQKRHTDLCLQFFGGYGYMMEYPIARAYLDARIQTIYAGTTEIMKEIIGGSLGL